A window from Megalobrama amblycephala isolate DHTTF-2021 linkage group LG9, ASM1881202v1, whole genome shotgun sequence encodes these proteins:
- the LOC125275129 gene encoding fucolectin-5-like isoform X2, whose protein sequence is MNSRMAIRVIVFLTLFTGLCVADSKGNLALHAKAVQSSTYNPQGDAQHAVDGNRDSDYGKGSCSQTKSEFNPWWRVDLGNVYRISNVTITNRGDCCKERLRGAHIRIGNSLDNNGNNNELAATLLTVLDGTETFSFESVIGRYVNIFLPGNDEVLSLCEVEVFADKYTPPYICVPRNLALGATAVQSTTYPQSGPQNAVDGNRNSIFSRLSCSATNADRDPWWRVDLLEVYRITRVSITNRGDCCPERMNGAQIRVGNSLENNGNNNELAVTVESIPLGETQTFEFEPIKGRYVNIFIPGRNEYLTLCEVEVFAD, encoded by the exons ATGAATTCCAG GATGGCCATCCGTGTGATTGTGTTTCTAACACTTTTTACTGGACTGTGCGTTGCTGATTCCAAAG GGAATCTTGCTCTTCATGCCAAGGCTGTGCAGTCCTCCACATACAACCCACAGGGAGATGCTCAACATGCAGTAGATGGAAACAGAGACTCAGATTACGGGAAGGGCTCATGCTCTCAGACTAAATCTGAGTTTAATCCATGGTGGAGAGTTGACCTTGGAAATGTCTACAGAATAAGCAACGTTACCATCACTAATCGTGGAGACTGTTGCAAAGAGCGACTTAGAGGAGCTCATATTCGTATTGGTAACAGTCTGGACAACAACGGAAACAACAATGAgct GGCTGCAACTCTTCTCACTGTTCTTGATGGCAcagaaacattttcatttgagtCTGTTATTGGCCGATATGTCAACATTTTTTTACCTGGGAATGATGAAGTCCTTTCTCTGTGTGAAGTCGAGGTGTTTGCAG aTAAGTACACACCACCGTACATTTGTGTTCCAA GGAATCTTGCTCTTGGAGCCACAGCTGTCCAGTCTACCACATACCCTCAATCAGGACCCCAAAATGCTGTCGATGGCAACAGGAATTCAATTTTCAGTCGACTATCATGCAGTGCGACTAATGCGGACAGGGACCCCTGGTGGAGAGTTGACTTATTGGAAGTCTACAGGATTACAAGGGTTAGCATCACTAATCGTGGAGATTGTTGTCCAGAGAGAATGAATGGTGCTCAGATCCGTGTCGGCAACAGCCTGGAAAATAATGGCAACAATAATGAGCT GGCTGTGACTGTTGAGTCCATCCCACTTGGAGAGACACAAACATTTGAGTTTGAGCCTATTAAGGGGCGATATGTCAACATTTTTATACCTGGGCGCAATGAATATCTCACACTGTGTGAGGTTGAGGTGTTTGCAG ATTAA
- the LOC125275129 gene encoding uncharacterized protein LOC125275129 isoform X1 — translation MRDPKMAIRVIVFLTLFTGLCVADSKGNLALHAKAVQSSTYNPQGDAQHAVDGNRDSDYGKGSCSQTKSEFNPWWRVDLGNVYRISNVTITNRGDCCKERLRGAHIRIGNSLDNNGNNNELAATLLTVLDGTETFSFESVIGRYVNIFLPGNDEVLSLCEVEVFADKYTPPYICVPRNLALGATAVQSTTYPQSGPQNAVDGNRNSIFSRLSCSATNADRDPWWRVDLLEVYRITRVSITNRGDCCPERMNGAQIRVGNSLENNGNNNELAVTVESIPLGETQTFEFEPIKGRYVNIFIPGRNEYLTLCEVEVFAD, via the exons ATGAGAGATCCCAA GATGGCCATCCGTGTGATTGTGTTTCTAACACTTTTTACTGGACTGTGCGTTGCTGATTCCAAAG GGAATCTTGCTCTTCATGCCAAGGCTGTGCAGTCCTCCACATACAACCCACAGGGAGATGCTCAACATGCAGTAGATGGAAACAGAGACTCAGATTACGGGAAGGGCTCATGCTCTCAGACTAAATCTGAGTTTAATCCATGGTGGAGAGTTGACCTTGGAAATGTCTACAGAATAAGCAACGTTACCATCACTAATCGTGGAGACTGTTGCAAAGAGCGACTTAGAGGAGCTCATATTCGTATTGGTAACAGTCTGGACAACAACGGAAACAACAATGAgct GGCTGCAACTCTTCTCACTGTTCTTGATGGCAcagaaacattttcatttgagtCTGTTATTGGCCGATATGTCAACATTTTTTTACCTGGGAATGATGAAGTCCTTTCTCTGTGTGAAGTCGAGGTGTTTGCAG aTAAGTACACACCACCGTACATTTGTGTTCCAA GGAATCTTGCTCTTGGAGCCACAGCTGTCCAGTCTACCACATACCCTCAATCAGGACCCCAAAATGCTGTCGATGGCAACAGGAATTCAATTTTCAGTCGACTATCATGCAGTGCGACTAATGCGGACAGGGACCCCTGGTGGAGAGTTGACTTATTGGAAGTCTACAGGATTACAAGGGTTAGCATCACTAATCGTGGAGATTGTTGTCCAGAGAGAATGAATGGTGCTCAGATCCGTGTCGGCAACAGCCTGGAAAATAATGGCAACAATAATGAGCT GGCTGTGACTGTTGAGTCCATCCCACTTGGAGAGACACAAACATTTGAGTTTGAGCCTATTAAGGGGCGATATGTCAACATTTTTATACCTGGGCGCAATGAATATCTCACACTGTGTGAGGTTGAGGTGTTTGCAG ATTAA
- the LOC125275137 gene encoding uncharacterized protein LOC125275137 — protein MAIRVIVFLTLTGLCVADTKGNLALYAKAVQSSTARLGAAQHAVDGNRNSDANKGSCTHTNSEFNPWWRVDLGNVYSINKVTITNRGDCCKERLKGAQIRIGNSLDNNGNSNELATTLLTAPDGTQTFLFEPVIGRYVNIYLPGNDEILSLCEVEVFTDNYTPPYICVPKNLALGATAVQSSTYDQLAAAQKAVDGNRNSIRKQGSCSHTKADRDPWWRVDLLEVYKITRVSITNRGDGYAERINGAQIRIGNSLENNGNNNQLAVTVASIPLGETKTFKFKPIKGRYVNIFIPGRNEYLTLCEVEVFAD, from the exons ATGGCCATCCGTGTGATTGTGTTTCTAACACTTACTGGACTGTGCGTCGCTGATACCAAAG GGAATCTTGCTCTTTATGCCAAGGCTGTGCAGTCCTCCACAGCCCGGCTGGGAGCTGCTCAACATGCAGTAGATGGAAACAGAAACTCAGATGCCAATAAGGGCTCATGCACTCACACTAATTCTGAGTTTAATCCATGGTGGAGAGTTGACCTTGGAAATGTCTACAGTATAAACAAAGTTACCATCACTAATCGTGGAGACTGTTGCAAAGAGCGGCTTAAAGGAGCTCAGATTCGTATTGGTAACAGTCTGGACAACAACGGAAACAGCAATGAgct GGCTACAACTCTTCTCACTGCTCCTGATggcacacaaacatttttatttgagcCTGTTATTGGCCGATATGTCAACATTTATTTACCTGGGAATGATGAAATCCTTTCTCTGTGTGAAGTCGAGGTGTTTACAG aTAACTACACACCACCGTACATTTGTGTTCCAA AGAATCTTGCTCTTGGAGCCACAGCTGTCCAGTCTTCCACATACGATCAATTAGCAGCAGCTCAAAAAGCTGTCGATGGCAACAGGAATTCAATTCGCAAACAGGGATCATGCAGTCATACTAAAGCGGACAGGGACCCCTGGTGGAGAGTTGACTTGTTGGAAGTCTACAAGATAACCAGGGTTAGCATCACTAATCGTGGAGATGGTTATGCAGAGAGAATAAATGGTGCTCAGATCCGTATCGGCAACAGCCTGGAAAATAATGGCAACAATAATCAGCT GGCTGTGACTGTTGCGTCCATCCCACTTGGAGAGACAAAAACATTTAAGTTTAAGCCTATTAAGGGGCGATATGTCAACATTTTTATACCTGGGCGCAATGAATATCTCACACTGTGTGAGGTTGAGGTGTTTGCAG ATTAA